Proteins encoded by one window of Kribbella flavida DSM 17836:
- a CDS encoding response regulator transcription factor, giving the protein MIRVLLADDEAMVRAGVRAILGSDDSIEVVAEAGDGAEAVELVQKHRPDVAVLDIRMPRMDGLAAGAEIRRTAPGTAVVILTTFSEDAYIAKALGDGASGFLLKSGDPRELIAGLKAVAEGAAYLSPKVAQRVIAELGAGTGGGRMARAAAAKDQVDVLSPRELEVLSLVGAGLSNAEIAARLFLVEGTVKAYVSAVLTRLGVKNRVQAAIIAYEAGLVG; this is encoded by the coding sequence GTGATCAGGGTGCTGCTCGCCGACGACGAGGCGATGGTGCGGGCCGGGGTGCGCGCGATCCTCGGTTCGGACGACTCGATCGAGGTGGTCGCCGAGGCCGGGGACGGCGCGGAAGCCGTCGAGCTGGTGCAGAAGCACCGCCCGGACGTGGCCGTACTCGACATCCGGATGCCACGGATGGACGGGCTGGCGGCCGGCGCGGAGATCCGGCGTACGGCGCCCGGTACCGCGGTGGTGATCCTGACGACCTTCTCCGAGGACGCCTACATCGCGAAGGCGCTGGGGGACGGGGCCAGCGGGTTCCTGCTGAAGTCCGGCGACCCGCGTGAGTTAATCGCCGGACTCAAGGCGGTCGCCGAGGGCGCGGCCTACCTGTCGCCTAAGGTCGCCCAGCGGGTGATCGCGGAACTGGGCGCGGGCACCGGCGGCGGCCGGATGGCCCGGGCGGCGGCCGCCAAGGACCAGGTCGACGTACTGAGTCCTCGCGAGCTCGAGGTGCTGTCCCTGGTCGGTGCCGGCCTGTCGAACGCGGAGATCGCCGCCCGCTTGTTCCTCGTCGAGGGCACGGTCAAGGCGTACGTCAGTGCCGTGCTCACCCGCCTCGGCGTGAAGAACCGGGTCCAGGCCGCCATCATCGCCTACGAGGCCGGCCTGGTCGGCTGA
- a CDS encoding ABC transporter permease, with amino-acid sequence MSTATITVNQTSRLGGLRGAMSAEWTKLWSVRSTWLNVVGAVLLTGLLGLQLGFSAAYERDNPAPGSVPELSEVGGMAIATLMIVQVVIAAFAMLPVTSEYATGSIRSTLQWTPVRRDVVLGKALVLAPVLFVYGALLGLVAAVGAGLAAGRWADWTASVLVQDLLSIGVYAVLAGLFTTGIAFIIRNTAGTLTAAFLLLMVVPMMLGQSSIRALQWLGVLLPGGAGQGFLSDSEGALLSPTLSVVVLAAWAVGGLAAGLRVLQRRDA; translated from the coding sequence ATGAGTACGGCAACCATCACGGTGAACCAGACCTCCAGGCTCGGCGGACTGCGCGGGGCCATGAGCGCGGAGTGGACGAAGCTGTGGTCGGTCCGGTCGACCTGGCTGAACGTCGTCGGGGCAGTGCTGCTGACCGGTCTGCTCGGACTGCAGCTCGGGTTCTCCGCCGCGTACGAGCGGGACAACCCGGCTCCAGGCTCGGTCCCCGAGCTGTCGGAGGTCGGCGGCATGGCGATCGCGACGCTGATGATTGTGCAGGTGGTCATCGCTGCCTTCGCGATGCTGCCGGTCACGTCCGAGTACGCGACCGGCAGCATCCGCAGCACGTTGCAGTGGACGCCTGTACGGCGTGACGTCGTACTGGGCAAGGCGCTCGTACTGGCGCCCGTGCTCTTCGTCTACGGGGCCCTGCTGGGCTTGGTCGCGGCCGTCGGAGCTGGGCTGGCTGCGGGCCGCTGGGCCGACTGGACCGCGTCCGTACTGGTCCAGGACCTGCTGTCGATCGGCGTCTACGCCGTGCTGGCCGGTCTGTTCACGACCGGCATCGCCTTCATCATCCGGAACACCGCGGGCACGCTCACGGCGGCGTTCCTCCTGCTGATGGTGGTGCCGATGATGCTGGGTCAGAGCAGCATCCGGGCACTGCAGTGGCTGGGCGTGCTGCTGCCTGGCGGCGCTGGGCAGGGCTTCCTCAGTGACTCCGAGGGTGCGCTGCTATCGCCGACGCTCAGCGTGGTTGTGCTGGCCGCCTGGGCAGTGGGCGGACTGGCTGCCGGGCTGCGTGTCCTGCAGCGACGCGACGCCTGA
- a CDS encoding histidine kinase, with product MTWTRARDFGLWAVLSFLVIAESGARGDPYWWQLGCLAVLAAAVLLRRSRPLIALSAVILPEVVVLAVTTNTTTGVPIALVPAISVLAYLAGRRETQLKYFVLLASGSLALLLVLAMLIHTELTVAGVVLNWLAIVLVALVLVVMPWLIGRYRAQQAMLATAGWERAERIEHEQRLEMEQVRLRERSRIAQDMHDSVGHELSLIALRAAALEVDSDLPERHRQAATELREAAATATERLGEIIGVLRDAGTQAPVVPSDETVAELVDRAAASGLAVRLVQEGSGELSPMVDRAIHRVVQESLTNVSKHAPGAEVVVAVSYGAEDVQVRVTDTGPTRPVPKPHPSNGSGLAGLSERVRLAGGTVTAGPRTIDRRPPVESADGVLAAASKSSGRVASTASDDSVGVQPTASEGRRGVRPASESRGGVRPEPESSGDVQPTASRNSGRVRPGSENSGGVPLTAAESSGEVLPTAPSATGSAAAGGFEVLARIPRAGGPAEPEAAVPAGSATANERAVVRRQAQRGLITAVAVPVVLGAGIGLVALGYYLVTGYNSVLPPGRFDALRIGQSRVEVEQVLPPLQMLDPPTERVTTPANWDCLYYRPDGPFSINYAYQLCFDNDRLVAKNTVRTGSIAPTPEVTDPAHDQPRPEGEETR from the coding sequence GTGACGTGGACGCGCGCGCGGGACTTCGGGCTGTGGGCCGTCCTGTCGTTCCTGGTGATCGCGGAGAGCGGTGCGCGCGGCGATCCGTACTGGTGGCAACTCGGCTGCCTCGCGGTGCTCGCGGCGGCGGTGCTGCTGCGGCGTTCCCGGCCGCTAATCGCGCTCTCCGCGGTGATCTTGCCGGAGGTCGTGGTGCTCGCGGTCACCACCAACACCACCACCGGCGTACCGATCGCGCTGGTTCCGGCGATCTCGGTGCTCGCCTATCTCGCCGGCCGGCGAGAGACCCAGCTCAAGTACTTCGTCCTGCTGGCGAGCGGTTCCTTGGCTCTCCTGCTCGTCCTGGCCATGCTGATCCACACCGAGCTGACGGTCGCCGGGGTGGTGCTCAACTGGCTGGCCATCGTCCTGGTCGCGCTCGTCCTGGTCGTCATGCCGTGGCTGATCGGCCGGTACCGCGCCCAGCAGGCGATGCTCGCCACGGCCGGCTGGGAACGCGCCGAGCGAATCGAGCACGAGCAGCGGCTCGAGATGGAGCAGGTACGCCTCAGAGAGCGCTCCCGGATCGCCCAGGACATGCACGACTCCGTAGGCCACGAGCTCAGCCTGATCGCGCTCCGGGCCGCGGCGCTGGAGGTTGACTCCGACCTGCCGGAACGGCACCGGCAGGCCGCGACCGAGCTCCGCGAAGCAGCCGCGACGGCGACCGAACGGCTCGGCGAGATCATCGGCGTACTGCGCGACGCGGGCACGCAGGCGCCGGTCGTACCGAGCGACGAGACGGTCGCGGAACTGGTCGACCGGGCCGCCGCGTCCGGGCTGGCGGTGCGGCTGGTCCAGGAGGGCAGCGGTGAGTTGTCGCCGATGGTGGATCGTGCGATCCACCGCGTGGTCCAGGAGTCGCTGACCAACGTCAGCAAGCACGCGCCCGGAGCGGAGGTCGTCGTCGCCGTCTCCTACGGCGCCGAGGACGTTCAGGTTCGGGTCACCGACACCGGGCCCACTCGCCCGGTCCCCAAGCCGCACCCGTCGAACGGCAGCGGTCTCGCCGGCCTCAGCGAGCGCGTCCGCCTCGCCGGCGGCACGGTCACCGCCGGTCCTCGAACCATCGACCGCAGACCGCCGGTCGAGAGCGCCGACGGTGTGCTCGCTGCGGCGTCGAAGTCCAGCGGTCGGGTTGCGTCGACGGCGTCCGACGACAGCGTCGGGGTTCAGCCGACGGCGTCGGAGGGCCGCCGCGGCGTTCGGCCGGCGTCGGAGAGCCGCGGCGGCGTTCGGCCGGAGCCGGAGAGCAGCGGCGACGTTCAACCGACGGCGTCGAGGAACAGCGGCCGCGTTCGACCGGGGTCGGAGAACAGCGGCGGCGTTCCGCTGACCGCAGCCGAGTCCAGCGGCGAAGTTCTGCCCACAGCTCCCAGCGCGACCGGAAGTGCGGCAGCGGGCGGGTTCGAGGTACTGGCGCGGATTCCGCGGGCCGGGGGTCCGGCCGAGCCGGAGGCCGCGGTGCCGGCCGGATCGGCGACGGCGAACGAGCGGGCCGTCGTCCGACGGCAGGCGCAGCGCGGGCTGATCACGGCGGTCGCGGTCCCCGTGGTGCTCGGCGCCGGAATCGGTCTGGTTGCCCTCGGCTACTACTTGGTGACCGGCTACAACTCGGTCCTGCCGCCGGGCCGGTTCGACGCGCTGCGGATCGGGCAGAGCCGGGTGGAGGTGGAGCAGGTGCTGCCGCCGCTACAGATGCTCGACCCACCCACCGAGCGCGTGACCACGCCGGCGAACTGGGACTGCCTGTACTACCGCCCGGACGGACCGTTCTCGATCAACTACGCCTACCAGCTGTGCTTCGACAACGACCGGCTGGTGGCCAAGAACACCGTCCGGACGGGCTCGATCGCGCCGACACCGGAAGTCACCGATCCGGCACACGATCAACCGCGACCCGAAGGGGAGGAGACCAGGTGA
- a CDS encoding ATP-binding cassette domain-containing protein has product MITLEGLTKRYGESTAVDALDLTISPGRVTGFLGPNGAGKSTTMRMILGLDRPTAGSALVDGRPYAQWPVPLGKVGALLDAKALHPRRSARNHLVAMARSNGIPVSRVDEVLRLVGVDEVGGKRAGAFSLGMGQRLGIAGALLGDPEILMFDEPVNGLDPDGVRWVRQLMRSLAAEGRTVFVSSHLMSEMQLTADQLVVIGRGRLIADAPVAEVIAGSSRTTVHVRVPERAGLAVLRERLTAEAEQVESRADQLVVAGVPAERVGDLAYELGVRLHELTTVRASLEEAYMELTADSVEYGVAADVSAVA; this is encoded by the coding sequence GTGATCACGCTCGAAGGACTCACCAAGCGCTACGGCGAGAGCACCGCCGTCGACGCGCTCGACCTGACCATCTCCCCCGGCCGGGTGACCGGCTTCCTCGGTCCCAACGGCGCCGGCAAGTCCACCACGATGCGGATGATCCTGGGCCTCGACCGGCCGACCGCGGGCAGCGCCCTGGTCGACGGCCGCCCGTACGCGCAGTGGCCCGTCCCGCTCGGCAAGGTCGGCGCCCTGCTCGACGCGAAGGCGCTGCACCCGCGCCGGTCGGCCCGCAACCACCTGGTCGCGATGGCCCGCAGCAACGGCATCCCGGTCAGCCGCGTGGACGAGGTCCTGCGGCTGGTCGGCGTGGACGAGGTCGGCGGCAAGCGGGCGGGCGCGTTCTCGCTCGGCATGGGTCAGCGGCTCGGCATCGCGGGCGCACTGCTCGGCGACCCCGAGATCCTGATGTTCGACGAGCCGGTGAACGGCCTCGACCCGGACGGCGTCCGCTGGGTCCGGCAGCTGATGCGCTCGCTCGCGGCGGAGGGCCGGACCGTGTTCGTGTCCAGCCACCTGATGAGCGAGATGCAGCTGACCGCCGACCAGTTGGTGGTGATCGGTCGCGGCCGGCTCATCGCAGACGCACCGGTCGCCGAGGTGATCGCTGGGTCGTCCCGCACGACTGTGCACGTCCGAGTGCCCGAGCGCGCCGGCCTCGCCGTACTGCGGGAGCGGCTGACCGCGGAGGCGGAGCAGGTCGAGTCCCGGGCCGACCAGCTCGTCGTGGCCGGCGTACCGGCTGAGCGGGTCGGTGACCTGGCGTACGAGCTCGGTGTCCGGCTGCACGAGCTCACGACCGTGCGGGCCTCGCTGGAAGAGGCCTACATGGAGCTGACCGCCGACAGCGTCGAGTACGGCGTTGCTGCCGACGTCAGCGCGGTGGCCTGA
- a CDS encoding GntR family transcriptional regulator, with the protein MALLYERISTHVLEEIRSGALGPGDRVASEMELAAQFEVSRITSKRALEVLREAGLIERIRGKGSFVVQNLPDLDGVSTPLRGRITHPARPRRHSGAIGLVIPDISEAYGLELLCAIEERCAEYGAHLLVRRTRGRQADEEQAVESLVASGEVDGMIVFPVHGDFYNASLLRQVLDGYPMVLVDRHLSGIPVSAVHTDNVAASQALTERLLDLGHRHIAFVSPPPQNTSSIEDRLAGFRAAFAQREPGPHQAHQLTSLRSTLPGSFTPESVLCDLETIRGFRAEVPEVTAFVACEYNLARMVDRALDRPHDLVISCFDSPGDPIAGPPYLHVRQNQREMGRQAVDLLLAQLRGESVPKLSIVPFELVDANRN; encoded by the coding sequence ATGGCACTGCTCTACGAGCGGATCAGCACGCACGTGCTCGAGGAGATCCGGTCGGGCGCCCTCGGTCCCGGTGACCGGGTGGCGTCGGAGATGGAGCTGGCGGCCCAGTTCGAGGTCAGCCGGATCACGTCCAAGCGCGCGCTGGAGGTGCTGCGGGAAGCCGGCCTGATCGAGCGGATCCGCGGCAAGGGTTCGTTCGTCGTCCAGAACCTGCCGGACCTGGACGGCGTCTCCACCCCGCTGCGCGGCCGGATCACCCATCCAGCGCGGCCCCGCCGGCACTCCGGCGCGATCGGGCTCGTCATCCCCGACATCTCCGAGGCGTACGGCCTGGAACTGCTCTGCGCGATCGAGGAACGCTGCGCGGAGTACGGGGCCCACCTGCTCGTACGCCGTACGCGGGGCCGGCAGGCCGACGAGGAGCAGGCGGTGGAATCGCTCGTCGCATCCGGCGAGGTGGACGGCATGATCGTGTTCCCGGTGCACGGCGACTTCTACAACGCGAGCCTGCTCCGGCAGGTGCTGGACGGCTACCCGATGGTGCTGGTCGACCGGCACCTGTCCGGGATCCCGGTGTCGGCAGTGCACACCGACAACGTCGCCGCCTCCCAGGCGCTGACCGAGCGACTGCTCGATCTCGGTCACCGGCACATCGCGTTCGTCTCACCGCCGCCGCAGAACACCTCCAGCATCGAGGACCGGCTCGCGGGGTTCCGGGCGGCGTTCGCGCAGCGGGAGCCGGGACCGCACCAGGCGCACCAGCTCACATCGTTGCGCAGTACGTTGCCGGGGTCGTTCACGCCAGAGAGCGTTCTCTGTGATCTCGAGACGATCCGGGGATTCCGGGCCGAGGTGCCGGAGGTGACCGCGTTCGTGGCGTGCGAGTACAACCTGGCGCGGATGGTGGACCGGGCCCTCGACCGGCCGCACGACCTGGTGATCAGCTGCTTCGACTCCCCGGGCGACCCGATCGCCGGTCCGCCGTACCTGCACGTACGGCAGAACCAGCGCGAGATGGGCCGCCAGGCCGTCGACCTGCTGCTGGCGCAACTGCGCGGCGAGTCGGTCCCGAAGCTGTCGATCGTGCCCTTCGAACTGGTCGATGCCAACCGCAACTGA
- a CDS encoding AAA family ATPase, giving the protein MTDSHNSGQHKDREAAAAEVRRMWQPTPSWTQPDPGATADPATPEADDDAKDALAQEFPGDTWNQPAAGADNGPGQATPYGVQPGAQTGGPSESAGAHRASTSGSAGAHSAGSTPDPWGSSAPSAGAGSEASSWTIANPGSASAAASGAGSTPATPATPAAAGTGGSDPWSQPAAEPADQQSQLSPAAQRFFPQGIPNQHPQQPQRDVSYRADELIQALPLPREAPAERGVRSILRLRPGSAERAERIARATAATAFRRPVTITVANPKGGSGKTPTTLLLAGALGQARGGGVVAWDNNELRGNMHLRTHDTNARSTVTDLLQAMPMLTQPDARLGDVAAYLRHQVAGQYDVLTSATTTYAQIEARDFDQIHRLLSRFYKVLVIDTGNNEGSSNWREAMKASDALVIPIKWKSLSCAAAVQMLEELDHQGPEAQRLIRRAVIAVSNGPGDVNKEVEKQLRPYFESRAAAVVDIPTDQHIAAEGPLDHSALQPGTRRAALELAAKVAEQITIALNVPR; this is encoded by the coding sequence GTGACCGACTCGCACAACTCCGGACAGCACAAGGACCGGGAAGCGGCGGCGGCCGAGGTCCGGAGGATGTGGCAGCCCACGCCGTCCTGGACCCAGCCTGATCCCGGCGCCACCGCCGATCCCGCGACACCCGAGGCCGACGACGACGCGAAGGACGCGCTCGCCCAGGAGTTCCCCGGCGACACGTGGAACCAGCCGGCCGCCGGTGCGGACAACGGCCCGGGCCAGGCCACGCCGTACGGCGTGCAGCCCGGCGCGCAGACCGGTGGCCCGAGCGAATCCGCCGGAGCTCACCGCGCGAGCACGAGCGGCTCAGCCGGTGCTCACAGCGCCGGCAGCACCCCCGACCCGTGGGGGAGCAGCGCTCCGTCGGCCGGTGCCGGCTCCGAGGCGAGCTCCTGGACGATCGCCAACCCGGGCAGCGCCAGTGCAGCAGCCTCTGGTGCTGGCAGCACCCCGGCCACCCCAGCCACCCCGGCCGCTGCCGGCACGGGGGGTTCCGACCCGTGGTCGCAGCCGGCCGCAGAGCCGGCCGACCAGCAGTCGCAGCTCTCTCCGGCCGCCCAGCGCTTCTTCCCTCAAGGCATCCCGAACCAGCACCCCCAGCAGCCGCAGCGCGACGTCTCGTACCGCGCCGATGAGCTGATCCAGGCGCTGCCACTGCCCCGCGAGGCTCCGGCCGAGCGCGGCGTCCGCAGCATCCTGCGGCTGCGCCCGGGCAGTGCCGAGCGGGCCGAGCGGATCGCCAGGGCGACCGCCGCGACCGCCTTCCGTCGTCCGGTGACCATCACCGTGGCGAACCCGAAGGGCGGCTCCGGCAAGACTCCGACGACGCTGCTGCTGGCCGGTGCGCTGGGTCAGGCCCGCGGCGGCGGTGTGGTCGCCTGGGACAACAACGAGCTGCGCGGCAACATGCACCTGCGCACGCACGACACCAACGCCCGCTCCACCGTCACCGACCTGCTGCAGGCGATGCCGATGCTGACCCAGCCGGACGCCCGGCTCGGTGACGTCGCGGCGTACCTGCGGCACCAGGTGGCCGGCCAGTACGACGTCCTGACGTCCGCGACCACGACGTACGCGCAGATCGAGGCGAGGGACTTCGACCAGATCCACCGGCTGCTCAGCCGCTTCTACAAGGTGCTGGTGATCGACACCGGCAACAACGAGGGCTCCAGCAACTGGCGTGAGGCGATGAAGGCCTCCGACGCGCTGGTCATCCCGATCAAGTGGAAGAGCCTGTCCTGCGCTGCCGCCGTGCAGATGCTGGAGGAGCTGGACCACCAGGGGCCGGAGGCGCAGCGCCTGATCCGCCGCGCGGTCATCGCCGTCAGCAACGGACCCGGCGACGTCAACAAGGAGGTCGAGAAGCAGTTGCGGCCGTACTTCGAGTCGCGCGCGGCCGCCGTCGTCGACATCCCGACCGACCAGCACATCGCCGCGGAAGGCCCGCTGGACCACTCGGCCCTGCAGCCGGGGACCCGGCGTGCGGCGCTGGAGCTCGCCGCCAAGGTCGCCGAGCAGATCACCATCGCGCTCAACGTTCCGCGCTGA
- a CDS encoding DedA family protein produces the protein MADAILHFTEELMSSWWIYLALFGFAALDGFFPAVPSETLVVTAGVFAATGEPNLYGVIAIAAAGAFVGDHVSYFLGRGAGGRLIARTKPGTKRHAMTLWARNALAERGGLVLVVARYVPGGRTAVTLTMGAVRYPARKFSFFAGLAAVSWGLYCSLVGYLGGKAFEENPLKGVILGIGLALTVTVVVEVVRHQRRRRRTPRPEVEVEAPLTTAGER, from the coding sequence ATGGCTGACGCGATCCTGCACTTCACCGAAGAGCTGATGTCGTCGTGGTGGATCTATCTGGCGCTGTTCGGCTTCGCAGCACTCGACGGGTTCTTCCCGGCGGTCCCCAGCGAGACGCTGGTCGTCACAGCCGGCGTCTTCGCCGCCACCGGCGAGCCCAACCTGTACGGCGTGATCGCGATCGCCGCGGCGGGCGCGTTCGTCGGCGACCACGTCTCCTACTTTCTCGGCCGTGGGGCGGGCGGCCGGCTGATCGCCCGGACCAAGCCCGGCACCAAGCGGCACGCCATGACGCTGTGGGCGCGCAACGCACTGGCTGAGCGCGGCGGGCTCGTCCTGGTTGTCGCCCGCTACGTCCCGGGCGGCCGGACCGCGGTCACGCTGACCATGGGCGCGGTCAGGTACCCAGCTCGCAAGTTCAGCTTCTTCGCCGGCCTCGCGGCGGTCAGCTGGGGCCTGTACTGCTCGCTGGTCGGCTACCTGGGCGGCAAGGCGTTCGAGGAGAACCCGCTGAAGGGCGTGATTCTCGGCATCGGCCTGGCCCTCACCGTGACGGTGGTGGTCGAGGTCGTCCGGCACCAGCGCCGCAGACGGCGCACCCCTCGACCTGAGGTCGAGGTCGAGGCCCCACTGACGACGGCAGGAGAACGATGA
- a CDS encoding ArnT family glycosyltransferase, which produces MTRPSVPAFSTAPVAAIACGVAAVLTALSGRYGYHRDELYFRVAGEHLAWGYVDQPPLTPLLARISITVFGDTPMGLRVVSSVSAAITVVVVALIAREFGSERRAQILAATCTALAGFVLGTGHMVSTATYDLLAWMVIGLFAVRLLRTGDGRWWIALGLTAGVALENKYLVVLPLAALLIAVLAIGPREILKTWWLPAGIALAAVIAAPNLVWQATHDWPQLTVAGGISEDDGTENRIMFVPLQLAQLSPFLVPVWVAGFLRLWRTPALRWARPVALAYPVLCVIVFAAGGKSYYALPLLLVLVAAGCQPTVDWLHRGRPAVRRAVLAVGAVLTAITSAAFTLPVLPASAVNLVLPVNQEQGEQIGWPELTESVAKVWQQIPAAERERAVLFAGNYGQAGALAKYGPEHGLPQVYSGHMSFADWSVPSDDHTGPVVLVLQNRSPQYEAHFGTCTEAATVDNRQGVDNEEQGAHILVCTATTRPWSSLWPDLRRYY; this is translated from the coding sequence ATGACGCGCCCGTCGGTCCCGGCCTTCTCCACCGCGCCCGTCGCGGCCATCGCCTGTGGGGTGGCCGCGGTGCTCACTGCGCTCTCCGGTCGCTACGGGTATCACCGCGACGAGCTCTACTTCCGCGTCGCCGGTGAGCACCTGGCCTGGGGATACGTCGACCAGCCACCACTGACCCCGCTGCTGGCCCGGATCTCCATCACGGTGTTCGGTGACACCCCGATGGGACTGCGGGTCGTCTCCTCCGTTTCCGCCGCGATCACCGTGGTCGTCGTCGCGCTGATCGCCCGGGAGTTCGGCAGTGAGCGCCGAGCGCAGATCCTCGCCGCGACTTGCACCGCGCTCGCCGGGTTCGTGCTCGGCACCGGCCACATGGTCTCGACCGCGACGTACGACCTGCTGGCGTGGATGGTGATCGGCCTGTTCGCCGTCCGCCTGCTCCGGACGGGCGACGGCCGGTGGTGGATCGCGCTCGGCCTGACCGCCGGCGTCGCGCTGGAGAACAAGTACCTCGTGGTGCTGCCGCTCGCCGCCCTGCTCATCGCAGTGCTGGCCATCGGCCCGCGCGAGATCCTGAAAACCTGGTGGCTGCCGGCCGGTATCGCCCTCGCGGCCGTCATCGCGGCGCCGAACCTGGTGTGGCAGGCCACCCACGACTGGCCGCAGCTCACCGTCGCCGGCGGAATCAGCGAGGACGACGGCACCGAGAACCGGATCATGTTCGTCCCGCTGCAACTCGCCCAGCTCTCCCCGTTCCTGGTTCCGGTGTGGGTGGCGGGGTTCCTCCGGCTGTGGCGTACGCCGGCGTTGCGCTGGGCTCGCCCCGTCGCGCTCGCCTACCCGGTGCTCTGCGTCATCGTGTTCGCCGCGGGCGGCAAGTCGTACTACGCGCTCCCGCTGCTGCTCGTCCTCGTCGCCGCCGGCTGCCAACCCACGGTCGACTGGCTTCACCGCGGCCGTCCCGCCGTACGCCGTGCTGTGCTGGCCGTTGGCGCCGTCCTCACCGCGATCACCTCCGCGGCCTTCACCCTCCCGGTCCTCCCGGCCTCGGCCGTCAACCTCGTGCTGCCCGTCAACCAGGAGCAAGGTGAACAGATCGGCTGGCCCGAGCTGACCGAGTCGGTCGCGAAGGTCTGGCAGCAGATCCCCGCCGCCGAACGCGAACGTGCCGTGCTCTTCGCCGGCAACTACGGCCAGGCCGGCGCGCTGGCGAAGTACGGCCCCGAGCACGGGCTCCCCCAGGTCTACTCCGGCCACATGAGCTTCGCCGACTGGTCCGTCCCGTCCGACGACCACACCGGCCCGGTCGTCCTGGTTCTGCAGAACCGCAGCCCGCAGTACGAGGCCCACTTCGGCACCTGCACCGAGGCCGCAACCGTCGACAATCGCCAGGGCGTCGACAACGAGGAGCAAGGTGCCCACATCTTGGTGTGCACGGCAACGACGAGGCCGTGGTCGTCGCTGTGGCCCGACCTGCGCCGCTACTACTGA
- a CDS encoding SDR family NAD(P)-dependent oxidoreductase, translating to MQIEGKLAVVTGAAVGTGRAIATRLAAEGARVVLADVDEAAGAEAAAEIGAAASFRATDMRDDEAVAALLACRPDILVNNAGGGAVLRPCFPDATAERWSASLDLNLRAPMLATQLVLDPMRAAGGGAVVNLGSTAGRGLGPHVSPEYSAAKAGLIRFTATLAPLRESHGVRVNCVVPDWVATERGVAERAALPADERGPELVPLETLTDAVVRLVTDDELAGRVVLLDRGRPPELLPA from the coding sequence ATGCAGATCGAAGGCAAGCTCGCAGTCGTCACCGGAGCCGCGGTCGGGACCGGCCGGGCGATCGCGACCCGGCTGGCCGCCGAAGGCGCCCGCGTCGTGCTCGCCGACGTGGACGAGGCGGCCGGCGCGGAAGCGGCAGCCGAGATCGGTGCAGCGGCGAGCTTCCGTGCGACCGACATGCGCGACGACGAGGCAGTCGCCGCCTTGCTCGCCTGCCGCCCCGACATCCTCGTGAACAACGCGGGCGGCGGTGCCGTCCTGCGCCCGTGCTTCCCCGACGCGACCGCCGAGCGGTGGTCGGCATCCCTGGATCTCAACCTCCGCGCCCCCATGCTCGCCACTCAACTCGTTCTCGATCCGATGCGCGCGGCGGGTGGCGGCGCCGTCGTCAACCTGGGATCGACGGCCGGCCGAGGGCTCGGGCCGCACGTGTCACCGGAGTACAGCGCCGCCAAGGCCGGGCTGATCCGCTTCACCGCGACGTTGGCGCCGCTGCGGGAAAGTCACGGCGTACGGGTGAACTGCGTGGTGCCGGACTGGGTCGCGACCGAGCGCGGCGTGGCCGAGCGGGCGGCTCTGCCCGCCGACGAGCGAGGTCCGGAGCTCGTGCCGCTGGAGACCCTGACGGACGCGGTGGTGCGGCTCGTCACCGATGACGAGCTGGCCGGACGTGTCGTACTGCTCGACCGCGGGAGGCCACCGGAACTGTTGCCGGCCTGA